One segment of Sulfobacillus thermosulfidooxidans DSM 9293 DNA contains the following:
- a CDS encoding DUF1648 domain-containing protein — translation MGPNLLSDGIAFLVLLTYAFMPYLTPKTLAFGVRIPEERQPDPFLQQVRRDYFIGLFVVLLMTIGINHYTHSLTENFRFLITLGVLFVLLMGNYEIAHTRVERRKQHEQWYQGYPEAMMAIIEPEDVKTLRKPFTLWLIVNAFFVFLLAVITIGVYPHLPKTLPIHWSSQGFVENRVSKTWWTVLQPLFTLVVVMVGISLFEIYLLSHLRPDIDPHNPQASRMQYFLFVRRMLHALGIVQFGIVLSFGLTDFSMWGWIKHPSSIILTGPALLAVLAVMAITFVTGQEGSRLAVTPHDNTPYRHRNDDAQWKAGLWYYNPSDPKWLVTKRFGVGWTLNFAHPISWLMIGVILALVIVSIAFHH, via the coding sequence ATGGGACCCAATCTCTTAAGTGATGGCATAGCATTTTTGGTGCTATTGACCTATGCGTTTATGCCCTATTTGACACCCAAGACGCTCGCTTTTGGTGTGCGAATTCCTGAGGAACGACAACCAGATCCCTTTTTGCAGCAAGTGCGGCGCGATTACTTTATAGGATTATTCGTCGTCTTGCTGATGACGATAGGGATTAATCATTACACCCATTCCTTGACTGAAAATTTTCGATTCCTGATCACACTTGGTGTCCTTTTCGTATTACTCATGGGAAACTATGAAATCGCTCATACACGGGTTGAGAGAAGAAAACAGCATGAACAATGGTATCAAGGATATCCTGAGGCCATGATGGCGATCATTGAGCCAGAAGATGTCAAAACCCTACGAAAACCTTTCACCTTGTGGTTAATCGTGAACGCCTTCTTCGTTTTTCTTTTAGCTGTGATAACCATTGGTGTTTATCCCCATTTGCCCAAAACGCTTCCTATTCACTGGTCATCTCAGGGATTTGTTGAGAACCGGGTGTCTAAAACGTGGTGGACCGTATTGCAACCTTTGTTCACCTTGGTGGTGGTGATGGTGGGAATCAGTCTTTTTGAGATATATTTGCTGAGCCACCTGCGCCCTGATATTGATCCTCACAATCCTCAGGCATCGCGGATGCAATATTTTCTCTTTGTTCGGCGCATGCTTCATGCCCTAGGCATTGTGCAATTTGGCATTGTTCTGTCATTTGGACTAACGGATTTTAGTATGTGGGGATGGATTAAACATCCTTCGTCTATTATTTTGACGGGGCCAGCCTTATTAGCGGTTTTAGCTGTCATGGCGATCACGTTTGTCACGGGTCAAGAAGGAAGTCGTCTTGCCGTCACCCCTCACGATAACACACCCTATCGCCACCGCAATGATGATGCGCAATGGAAAGCTGGTTTGTGGTACTATAATCCGTCCGATCCCAAATGGCTGGTAACCAAACGGTTTGGTGTAGGATGGACATTAAATTTTGCTCATCCCATTTCTTGGCTGATGATCGGGGTAATTTTAGCGTTGGTGATAGTTTCGATTGCCTTTCACCATTGA
- a CDS encoding IS1634 family transposase encodes MPTPLVVGAGPVIRALCEEIGLVEAVNQTVAWDAQRCHLSPGERIFALIVNLLTARQPLYRVHEQFQLTDVPLLFGSGRTAADFTDDALGRALDKVAAAGGATVFSAVATRALVHDHVWTPDHPVFVHWDSTTRSVYGTYPDPDSASGVHPTYGHSKDHRPDLRQILLTLLGTREGIPVVGTVQDGNLSDKTLNAEMIAALDDYFSPQQLQQLVYVADSALVTGPNLKAMADRSLRFLSRCPDTFRAAQEAKTAALAANAWVPLGKIGERTDATSYAAAEQTGHIEGRSYRLVVYRSDHLAERKAHTIARQIDRAYDQLTRAATRLAGTVFACAHDAEAAVAAWQATAQWHHVEATVVAETQVTQRATRGRPRHDAPDPATTTVYRVRPTIGAVDAQRVQAAQDRAATFVLITNLPSTPFDARRLLEEYKGQTVIEQRFRFLKDPTFVDALYVQKPERVEALGYVLLLAALVLSLIERRARQAPPLPTPTRGLLARPTGQEVLHHLRGLIVMPLDAQTRQLFVPAVHTQPVAAILAALGFTDTIYTQVPSRPSG; translated from the coding sequence ATGCCTACACCGCTCGTTGTGGGAGCCGGACCGGTCATCCGGGCCCTCTGTGAGGAAATCGGATTAGTCGAGGCCGTGAATCAGACCGTGGCGTGGGATGCGCAGCGTTGCCATCTGTCGCCCGGTGAACGGATTTTCGCGCTTATCGTCAATTTGCTCACCGCTCGTCAACCGCTGTATCGCGTTCACGAGCAATTTCAGTTGACCGATGTGCCCTTATTATTTGGATCCGGCCGCACCGCGGCCGATTTTACCGATGACGCGCTCGGACGCGCTTTGGACAAAGTCGCCGCGGCCGGCGGTGCCACCGTTTTCAGTGCCGTCGCAACGCGAGCCCTCGTGCACGACCACGTGTGGACGCCCGATCATCCGGTGTTTGTCCACTGGGATAGTACGACTCGCTCGGTCTATGGCACGTATCCGGACCCTGACTCGGCAAGCGGAGTGCATCCCACCTATGGCCATTCCAAGGATCATCGTCCCGATCTCCGCCAAATTCTTCTGACGCTATTGGGGACCCGGGAAGGCATTCCCGTGGTGGGCACGGTGCAAGACGGGAATCTGAGTGATAAAACCCTCAATGCCGAGATGATTGCGGCCTTAGACGATTACTTTTCGCCCCAGCAACTCCAACAACTCGTCTATGTGGCCGATTCCGCTCTCGTCACGGGCCCCAACTTAAAGGCGATGGCTGATCGTTCGCTCCGCTTTCTCTCGCGTTGTCCGGATACCTTTCGGGCGGCGCAAGAGGCGAAAACGGCCGCCTTGGCGGCCAACGCCTGGGTTCCCCTCGGCAAAATCGGGGAGCGTACCGATGCCACTTCCTATGCGGCCGCAGAACAGACCGGCCACATTGAGGGTCGATCCTATCGCCTTGTGGTTTATCGTTCCGATCATCTGGCTGAGCGAAAAGCTCACACCATCGCCCGCCAGATCGACCGGGCCTATGATCAGTTAACCCGGGCAGCGACTCGCCTCGCGGGGACCGTGTTTGCCTGTGCTCATGATGCCGAAGCGGCCGTGGCCGCTTGGCAGGCTACCGCGCAATGGCATCATGTCGAAGCGACGGTCGTCGCGGAAACACAAGTCACCCAACGCGCGACTCGCGGGCGTCCTCGCCACGATGCGCCCGATCCGGCCACCACCACGGTATACCGGGTCCGTCCCACCATCGGGGCGGTCGATGCGCAACGCGTGCAGGCCGCACAGGACCGCGCAGCGACCTTTGTGCTCATCACGAATCTGCCCTCCACGCCTTTTGATGCCCGCCGATTGCTCGAAGAATACAAAGGGCAGACGGTCATTGAACAACGCTTTCGCTTTTTAAAAGATCCGACCTTTGTGGATGCGCTCTATGTGCAAAAGCCGGAACGGGTCGAGGCCTTAGGCTATGTGCTCTTGCTCGCCGCATTGGTGCTCAGCCTCATCGAACGCCGGGCTCGGCAGGCCCCGCCCCTTCCCACGCCAACCCGTGGTCTATTGGCGCGGCCCACCGGGCAGGAAGTGTTACATCATCTGCGTGGACTCATTGTCATGCCCCTCGATGCTCAGACCCGTCAACTCTTTGTCCCGGCGGTTCACACCCAGCCGGTAGCGGCCATTTTGGCCGCCTTGGGTTTCACAGACACGATTTACACGCAGGTGCCATCGAGACCCTCGGGATAA
- a CDS encoding GntR family transcriptional regulator yields MIFVVDEHRNEPLYMQLRNQVVEAIARNELRPGDVLPPIRTVAELLAINLHTVNKAYQILEQDGYIVLTRRSGGVIKPKPPSDFDLVWRERLTLVLAEARAFSMDDMAIIEACREILTTYLPHVVRTKNYFFGADRKGDSALHGEVISYEHTNAYTARCGSRTGHPGPL; encoded by the coding sequence ATGATTTTCGTGGTGGATGAACATCGTAATGAGCCACTTTATATGCAGCTTCGTAATCAGGTGGTTGAGGCGATAGCGCGAAACGAATTACGCCCGGGAGATGTCTTGCCACCGATTCGCACCGTGGCAGAGCTCTTGGCGATTAATTTGCACACGGTAAATAAGGCGTATCAAATCTTAGAGCAAGACGGTTATATTGTGCTGACCAGACGCAGTGGTGGGGTGATTAAGCCGAAACCGCCATCCGATTTTGATCTGGTCTGGCGGGAACGATTAACTTTGGTGCTTGCAGAAGCTCGCGCCTTTAGTATGGACGATATGGCGATAATTGAAGCCTGTCGTGAAATCCTAACAACTTACCTTCCGCACGTGGTGAGAACAAAAAATTATTTTTTTGGGGCTGATCGCAAAGGAGATAGTGCCTTGCATGGCGAAGTAATCTCTTATGAACACACCAATGCCTACACCGCTCGTTGTGGGAGCCGGACCGGTCATCCGGGCCCTCTGTGA
- a CDS encoding DUF1641 domain-containing protein: MKDLESIPAIDQDVLMDEFLEEAQQPEVLDAAIKLLKALEILNDSGIVDMLTTLVEFMGMYPDAIDTDQLSDKVGSLYQSHQELIQNALRIRPDNLMKLTQLMSEDRIAHPLMNLAEAIESIEDPKKVQALLKGLGKITSDLPVDSVVRVAEDMTHPAMLDALPKLLTALEIANERGVFDDLLLALDYLDELTEILPPGETIDQIFRWVNDNHVIESMRSTDWKNLIQLTALASQSHVVAMLFAALEVIKDVPQNTLTQLLKVGTEVLQFIDAQHGWDLVRQALGMAETLKTAIPWKELFPGLWTTEGQFNVDGIIQTVKDVAEQTQKKTSTFGGVRGMMAMMKDPDVQKGLQFMTALLGRFVHMVMSPTP, encoded by the coding sequence ATGAAAGACTTGGAGAGTATTCCCGCGATCGATCAGGATGTGTTAATGGATGAATTCTTGGAAGAAGCCCAACAACCCGAAGTCTTAGATGCCGCGATTAAATTGCTGAAGGCACTAGAAATTCTTAATGACAGTGGAATCGTCGATATGCTGACGACATTGGTGGAATTTATGGGCATGTATCCTGATGCCATTGATACCGATCAGCTATCAGATAAAGTGGGATCTTTGTATCAATCGCACCAGGAGCTCATTCAGAACGCCCTGCGTATTCGTCCTGACAACTTGATGAAGTTGACACAATTGATGAGTGAAGATCGTATTGCCCATCCGCTAATGAATTTGGCGGAGGCTATTGAATCGATTGAGGATCCTAAAAAGGTGCAGGCATTGCTGAAGGGACTCGGTAAAATAACGAGTGATCTTCCGGTCGACTCTGTGGTGCGTGTGGCAGAGGATATGACCCATCCTGCAATGCTTGATGCTTTGCCAAAACTACTCACCGCGCTAGAAATTGCTAATGAGCGTGGAGTTTTTGATGATTTACTCTTAGCGTTGGACTATTTGGATGAACTGACGGAGATATTGCCTCCCGGAGAAACTATCGATCAAATATTCCGCTGGGTTAATGACAATCATGTGATTGAATCCATGCGCTCCACTGACTGGAAAAACCTCATTCAATTGACCGCCTTGGCGAGTCAAAGTCACGTCGTTGCAATGTTGTTTGCCGCCTTAGAGGTCATTAAAGATGTCCCTCAAAACACTTTGACACAACTGTTGAAAGTGGGCACCGAAGTGTTGCAATTTATCGATGCGCAGCACGGATGGGATCTGGTCCGTCAAGCGCTTGGGATGGCTGAGACCTTAAAGACAGCTATCCCATGGAAGGAACTGTTCCCCGGATTATGGACGACAGAAGGCCAATTTAATGTGGACGGGATTATTCAAACGGTGAAAGACGTGGCTGAACAAACTCAAAAAAAGACATCCACATTTGGGGGGGTCCGCGGCATGATGGCGATGATGAAAGACCCCGATGTTCAAAAAGGGTTACAGTTTATGACGGCTCTTCTCGGACGATTCGTGCATATGGTGATGAGCCCAACACCATAA